The proteins below are encoded in one region of Macaca nemestrina isolate mMacNem1 chromosome 10, mMacNem.hap1, whole genome shotgun sequence:
- the LOC105473297 gene encoding myogenic factor 5: protein MDVMDGCQFSPSEYFYDGSCIPSPEGEFGDEFVPRVAAFGAHKAELQGSDEDEHVRAPTGHHQAGHCLMWACKACKRKSTTMDRRKAATMRERRRLKKVNQAFETLKRCTTTNPNQRLPKVEILRNAIRYIESLQELLREQVENYYSLPGQSCSEPTSPTSNCSDGMPECNSPVWSRKSSTFDSIYCSDVSNVYATDKSSLSSLDCLSNIVDRITSSEQPGLPLQDPASLSPVASTDSQPATPGASSSRLIYHVL, encoded by the exons ATGGATGTGATGGATGGCTGCCAGTTCTCACCTTCTGAGTACTTCTACGACGGCTCCTGCATCCCGTCCCCCGAGGGTGAATTTGGGGACGAGTTTGTGCCGCGAGTGGCTGCCTTCGGAGCGCACAAAGCAGAGCTGCAGGGCTCAGACGAGGACGAGCACGTGCGAGCGCCTACCGGCCACCACCAGGCTGGTCACTGCCTCATGTGGGCCTGCAAAGCCTGCAAGAGGAAGTCCACCACCATGGATCGGCGGAAGGCAGCCACCATGCGCGAGAGGAGGCGCCTGAAGAAGGTCAACCAGGCTTTCGAAACCCTCAAGAGGTGCACCACGACCAACCCCAACCAGAGGCTGCCCAAGGTGGAGATCCTCAGGAATGCCATCCGCTACATCGAGAGCCTACAGGAGTTGCTGAGAGAGCAGGTGGAGAACTACTATAGCCTGCCGGGACAGAGCTGCTCAGAGCCCACCAGCCCTACCTCCAACTGTTCTGATGGCATG CCCGAATGTAACAGTCCTGTCTGGTCCAGAAAGAGCAGCACTTTTGACAGCATCTACTGTTCTGATGTATCAAATG TATATGCCACAGATAAAAGCTCCTTATCCAGCTTGGATTGCTTATCCAACATAGTGGACCGGATCACCTCCTCAGAGCAACCTGGGTTGCCTCTCCAGGATCCGGCGTCTCTCTCTCCAGTTGCCAGCACCGATTCACAGCCTGCAACTCCAGGGGCTTCTAGTTCCAGGCTTATTTATCATGTGCTATGA